The Gemmatimonadota bacterium genome includes the window CAACTGCCATAAACCTACTCAACTGCCACACACTAGCCAATAACCGTCTCCGCCTCGTGATCCACCGGGAAGTTCACTGACCGGGCGATGAAGCACATGGCATTGGCCCGCTCGTGCAGCCGCTCCGCGGTGGCCGCGTCGCTCTCCGCCGAAATCGTAACGCGGGGCCGGAGGGTCACGCGCGCGAACTGGCCCGAGCCGTCCTGATTCAGTTCCAGCACGCCTTCCGCGCGGTCCTCGTAGGCGGTCACCACGACCTTGCTCACCGTGCAGAGATGCAGATACCAGAGCATGTGACAGGCCGATAGAGAAGCCAGCAGCATGTCCTCCGGATTATGGCGCGCGGAGTCGCCCAGGTAGCCGGGGTCCGCGGAACCCTTGACTACCGGCTTGCCCTCGCATGCGATATCGTAATCCCGCGTATAGCCCCTGTACGTACTCGTGCCATCGCCCTGATTCCCCGTCCACACCACACCGATCTGGTACGTATGTTGCTTATTCATAATGCCTCCGAATGCCTCCGATTATCAGCCGGATAAACCGGGCGAACTGTGACCGACGCGTTGTACCAATCATAACTCATACCGTTCTAGCTTCTCCCAATTAGGCGGCATGTTGATGATTTTGAAAGTATATTGGTAACATGGAATCAAAAGACAGACAGGAAACCTGGACGCAGACCAACAGTCTCCTGCTCCTGGGCATCGTCGACCTGCTCGAAGAGAAAGGGTTGCTGGACAAGGACGATTTCCTTGAGCGTCTGGCCGCGTTCA containing:
- a CDS encoding OsmC family peroxiredoxin, with product MMNKQHTYQIGVVWTGNQGDGTSTYRGYTRDYDIACEGKPVVKGSADPGYLGDSARHNPEDMLLASLSACHMLWYLHLCTVSKVVVTAYEDRAEGVLELNQDGSGQFARVTLRPRVTISAESDAATAERLHERANAMCFIARSVNFPVDHEAETVIG